A single Elaeis guineensis isolate ETL-2024a chromosome 15, EG11, whole genome shotgun sequence DNA region contains:
- the LOC105058579 gene encoding RING-H2 finger protein ATL3: MSQQEELPKNSSGLSPMATTEIMVAAVIVIFMAFLFVFFFYLRAKRYWGANPTLGRSRLAFADEAAVPQRALDLATVKALPSLVFRPEEFKEGLECAVCLSELSEGDEARFLPNCKHGFHLECIDMWLHSHSTCPLCRCPLVAELSSENADSAVELAEVSPVEAALAAGRSPEPPIFPTNVLFPGFQDQVNTGGSATPAAAVAAVSCGESSSCVASSSGKPEGVLVIEIPRQAMEGYQSPLSPLPSSRLPLDEIKSPASARLRSLRWLLSRGNWGIGSSCSPRGSDMEQGVAGLGVTVDGDLQIPKTSTSS, encoded by the coding sequence ATGTCACAGCAAGAGGAGTTGCCGAAGAACAGCAGCGGGCTGTCCCCCATGGCGACCACCGAGATCATGGTGGCCGCGGTGATAGTCATCTTCATGGCCTTCctcttcgtcttcttcttctACCTCCGCGCCAAGCGCTACTGGGGCGCCAACCCCACCCTCGGCCGCTCCCGCCTTGCCTTCGCTGATGAAGCTGCCGTACCCCAGCGGGCTCTGGATCTTGCCACGGTCAAGGCCCTGCCTTCCTTGGTGTTCCGGCCGGAGGAATTCAAGGAGGGCCTCGAGTGCGCCGTCTGCCTCTCGGAGCTGTCGGAGGGTGACGAAGCCCGGTTTCTGCCCAATTGCAAGCATGGCTTCCATTTGGAGTGCATCGATATGTGGCTGCACTCTCACTCCACCTGCCCGCTCTGCCGCTGCCCGCTGGTCGCCGAGCTGTCGTCGGAGAATGCTGATTCTGCTGTTGAATTGGCGGAAGTTTCTCCTGTGGAGGCGGCGTTGGCGGCTGGACGGTCGCCGGAGCCGCCAATTTTCCCGACGAATGTGCTGTTTCCGGGATTCCAGGATCAAGTCAATACTGGAGGTTCGGCAACGCCAGCAGCAGCTGTGGCGGCGGTCTCGTGTGGAGAGAGTTCGAGTTGTGTGGCCTCTTCGTCAGGGAAGCCTGAGGGGGTGCTGGTGATTGAGATACCAAGACAAGCGATGGAGGGATACCAATCGCCGCTTTCGCCACTGCCATCAAGTAGGCTACCCTTGGATGAAATCAAGTCTCCGGCATCGGCGAGGTTGAGGTCACTGAGATGGCTGTTGAGCCGGGGGAATTGGGGGATTGGTTCTTCCTGCAGCCCCAGAGGAAGTGATATGGAGCAGGGAGTAGCAGGTCTTGGAGTTACAGTAGATGGTGATCTTCAGATTCCGAAAACATCAACGAGTTCATAA